A stretch of the Selenomonas ruminantium subsp. lactilytica TAM6421 genome encodes the following:
- a CDS encoding ShlB/FhaC/HecB family hemolysin secretion/activation protein, translating into MFDIKERKLTVMLMAALCFSGGTVALAAPPPPPVNPRDDAGLEMRRQREEAERERLRQQMEEDRKKQDEKVQGNTETPASAGEAEVKFVLNKVTIDESAVIKADKFNEITEPYLGKEVSLADLTAIVEKINGLYAAEGYATCKAYLPQQTIENGHVHIALIEGKTGEVSISGNKHTKESYIRNRLPLRNGTVQNFNELNKKLFRFNATNDARLGITVKAGKEPGTTDYEIVLQEPKNDVFTMSADNSGGSSNGEWREGFYYTNRSLSGRRDSLTASYTRAKGLNSVGLNYATPVGRQGAKLFFDYSTSTNELIEGSMRNLKSNGHGWYLGAAYLQPLILNQTTRTEAKIGVYRQNSQTDMQDGAVPWLDNWANNLYLSFAMTSYGKSSAFYHQHYFGIGHANAYQANTGTYAKKDYSLYRLNSLYQKSWQNGHMLTGRLNLQWSGVHDLPSAEQFFLGGLNSVRGYKRDLVSGDNGMTFSAEYAIPLNRKRTASIYGFFDYGDILGDTAYGDHLLKSVGLGLKANIKQTVYMDLSIGFPLEKELNGSQVSKTRIHFGMNAQF; encoded by the coding sequence ATGTTCGATATAAAGGAAAGAAAATTGACCGTTATGTTGATGGCAGCATTATGCTTCAGTGGTGGCACCGTTGCTTTGGCCGCACCGCCGCCGCCACCGGTAAATCCCCGGGATGATGCTGGCCTGGAGATGCGCCGTCAGCGTGAGGAGGCTGAGCGTGAGCGCCTGCGCCAGCAGATGGAGGAAGACCGGAAAAAACAGGACGAGAAAGTCCAGGGCAATACAGAAACGCCTGCCAGTGCAGGGGAAGCTGAGGTGAAGTTTGTCCTGAACAAAGTCACCATAGATGAATCGGCTGTCATCAAGGCTGACAAATTCAACGAGATCACGGAACCTTATCTGGGCAAAGAGGTATCGCTGGCCGACCTCACTGCTATCGTAGAAAAGATCAATGGGCTCTATGCGGCTGAGGGGTATGCCACCTGCAAAGCATATCTGCCCCAGCAGACCATCGAAAATGGCCATGTGCATATCGCCTTGATTGAGGGTAAGACTGGTGAAGTCTCCATTTCCGGTAACAAGCATACGAAGGAGAGCTATATCCGGAACCGCCTGCCTCTGCGTAATGGCACGGTACAGAACTTCAATGAGCTGAACAAAAAGCTCTTCCGTTTCAATGCCACCAATGATGCCCGGCTGGGGATTACGGTGAAGGCAGGGAAGGAGCCTGGCACAACGGACTATGAGATCGTGCTGCAGGAACCGAAGAATGATGTCTTCACCATGTCGGCGGATAACAGCGGCGGCAGCAGCAATGGCGAATGGCGTGAGGGCTTCTATTACACGAACCGCAGCCTGTCGGGGCGGCGGGACAGTCTGACCGCTAGCTATACCCGTGCCAAGGGGCTGAATTCGGTGGGCCTTAATTATGCAACTCCCGTGGGACGGCAGGGGGCAAAATTGTTTTTTGATTACAGCACCTCCACCAATGAGCTGATTGAAGGTTCCATGCGTAATCTTAAAAGCAATGGCCATGGCTGGTATTTAGGGGCAGCCTATCTCCAGCCCTTAATCCTTAATCAGACCACCCGTACGGAGGCAAAAATCGGCGTCTACCGGCAGAACTCCCAGACGGATATGCAGGATGGTGCTGTTCCCTGGCTGGACAACTGGGCCAACAACCTCTACCTGTCCTTTGCCATGACCAGCTATGGGAAGAGCAGTGCCTTCTACCATCAGCATTATTTTGGCATAGGCCATGCAAATGCCTACCAGGCGAATACTGGAACTTATGCCAAAAAGGATTATTCCCTTTACCGGCTGAACAGCCTGTACCAAAAAAGCTGGCAGAACGGCCATATGCTTACGGGACGCCTGAATCTGCAATGGAGCGGAGTGCATGACCTGCCTTCGGCGGAACAGTTTTTTCTGGGAGGTCTGAACAGTGTGCGGGGCTATAAGCGGGATCTCGTCAGCGGGGACAACGGCATGACCTTTAGCGCAGAATACGCCATCCCGCTGAACCGGAAACGGACGGCCTCCATCTATGGCTTTTTCGATTATGGCGACATTTTGGGGGACACCGCCTATGGAGATCATCTGCTGAAAAGTGTCGGCCTTGGCCTGAAGGCCAATATCAAGCAGACAGTCTATATGGATCTTTCCATCGGTTTCCCGCTGGAAAAGGAACTGAACGGCAGCCAGGTATCCAAGACAAGGATTCACTTTGGCATGAATGCGCAATTTTAA
- a CDS encoding chromate transporter, with protein sequence MIYLTLFWEFAKVGIFCVGGGYASMPLIQAAVVDSYHWMSLGEFVDIFTISQMTPGPIGINAATFAGMKIAGTFGAVCATVGFCTPSLILGIVLANLFFKYGDIGPIRGILNGLRPAVVALIAAAGISFVVLALWNTETLPVDLTTIDPLGVIILAASLVAVRRKIGVIKILAGTGFAGLVLGIIRQTLG encoded by the coding sequence ATGATTTATTTGACCTTATTCTGGGAGTTTGCCAAAGTCGGCATTTTCTGCGTGGGTGGCGGTTATGCCTCGATGCCGCTGATTCAGGCCGCGGTGGTGGATTCTTATCATTGGATGAGCCTGGGGGAATTCGTGGATATCTTCACCATTTCCCAGATGACGCCGGGGCCGATTGGCATTAACGCTGCTACCTTTGCGGGCATGAAGATTGCCGGGACTTTCGGTGCCGTCTGTGCTACCGTGGGATTTTGTACGCCCTCCCTTATCCTGGGCATTGTTCTGGCAAATCTCTTTTTCAAATATGGCGATATCGGCCCCATCCGCGGCATCCTCAACGGCTTGCGGCCTGCCGTGGTGGCGCTGATTGCCGCCGCGGGCATCAGCTTTGTGGTGCTGGCCCTCTGGAATACGGAAACACTGCCGGTCGACCTGACCACCATTGACCCCTTGGGGGTAATCATTTTAGCTGCTTCCCTGGTGGCTGTGCGCAGGAAAATCGGTGTGATAAAGATCCTGGCTGGTACAGGGTTTGCCGGCTTGGTGCTGGGCATCATCCGGCAAACCCTGGGGTGA
- a CDS encoding LysR family transcriptional regulator substrate-binding protein: MAELNKRPLIIYRRFQQVLQEVFDKKQVEPEIYCRNDDARTTILWANAGLGIGIAPLSAVDLAAHEQLHIKIIDEPSLETHIAAVWRRNTNLSRIGKEFLTALCGLNTVAAVDTNQEGK, from the coding sequence GTGGCGGAGCTAAATAAGCGGCCACTGATCATTTACCGGCGCTTCCAGCAGGTGCTGCAAGAGGTCTTTGACAAGAAGCAGGTGGAGCCAGAGATCTACTGCCGCAATGATGATGCCCGGACCACTATCCTCTGGGCCAATGCAGGCCTGGGGATTGGTATTGCGCCCCTATCGGCAGTGGATTTGGCTGCCCATGAGCAGCTGCATATCAAGATTATTGATGAGCCGTCCTTGGAAACTCATATTGCAGCGGTCTGGAGGCGGAATACGAATCTTTCCCGCATCGGCAAGGAATTTTTGACAGCCCTTTGCGGTTTGAACACTGTGGCAGCTGTAGATACAAATCAGGAGGGAAAATAA
- a CDS encoding response regulator → MVDDTPMNLTVVRGLLKQTKIQVDTAVSGYECLELAGTKAYDMIFLDHRMPGMDGIETL, encoded by the coding sequence GTGGTGGATGATACCCCCATGAACCTCACGGTGGTGCGGGGCCTGCTGAAGCAGACGAAAATCCAGGTGGATACCGCCGTCAGCGGCTATGAATGTCTGGAATTGGCAGGGACAAAAGCATACGATATGATTTTCCTCGATCACCGGATGCCGGGCATGGACGGCATAGAAACCCTGTAG
- a CDS encoding threonine synthase, with protein MKYVCSKCGHEEDVQILKIKCDCGGLWKLDFQPPKFSRDLIDQDTWSIFRYRKFMALPDESWRQVSLGEGMTPIIPLDEDVLVKMDYYMPTLSFKDRGAAVLVAYMKWLGVKHAVQDSSGNAGSSVAAYAGRVGIDCEIFVPEGTSDKKIRMIEAHGAKANVVPGNRDHCADVCRAKVENEGVYYANHVYNPFFYEGTKTYIYETFEQLGRIPEHIFIPLGNGTLFIGVMKGLEELLASGAIDHFPQVVIVQSERCQPFIKAMEKGGHDISPEPVERTQAEGIAIGLPMRGAEILDYIYRYKVKAATIPEDKILAAREKLSSRGIYAEHTTAAVYDGGSGLVSPAGANCCGGAK; from the coding sequence ATGAAATACGTATGCAGCAAATGCGGTCATGAAGAAGATGTTCAGATACTGAAGATAAAATGCGATTGCGGCGGCTTGTGGAAGCTGGACTTCCAGCCGCCTAAGTTCAGCCGGGATTTGATTGACCAGGATACCTGGAGCATTTTCCGCTATCGGAAGTTTATGGCTTTGCCTGATGAAAGCTGGCGGCAGGTTTCTCTGGGTGAGGGGATGACCCCCATCATTCCGTTGGATGAAGATGTGCTGGTGAAGATGGACTATTATATGCCCACCCTTTCCTTCAAGGACCGGGGGGCTGCCGTATTGGTGGCTTATATGAAATGGCTGGGGGTCAAACATGCCGTTCAGGATAGCAGCGGCAATGCCGGTAGCAGTGTGGCTGCTTATGCTGGCCGCGTGGGCATAGATTGCGAAATCTTCGTTCCCGAGGGAACCTCCGACAAAAAGATCCGGATGATTGAGGCACATGGCGCCAAGGCAAATGTGGTTCCCGGTAATCGGGACCATTGTGCCGATGTCTGCCGGGCTAAGGTGGAAAATGAAGGCGTGTATTATGCCAACCATGTGTATAATCCCTTTTTCTACGAGGGAACCAAAACTTATATATACGAAACCTTTGAGCAGTTGGGCAGAATTCCGGAGCATATCTTCATCCCGCTGGGCAATGGCACCCTGTTCATCGGCGTCATGAAAGGGCTGGAGGAGCTGCTGGCCAGCGGAGCCATCGACCATTTCCCTCAGGTCGTGATTGTGCAGAGTGAACGCTGTCAGCCCTTTATCAAGGCCATGGAAAAAGGCGGTCATGACATTTCTCCGGAGCCGGTGGAACGCACGCAGGCAGAGGGAATCGCTATCGGCTTACCCATGCGGGGCGCAGAGATTCTGGACTATATTTATCGCTACAAAGTGAAGGCGGCCACCATTCCTGAGGACAAGATTCTCGCTGCCCGGGAAAAGCTGTCCAGCAGGGGTATATATGCAGAACATACCACCGCTGCTGTATATGACGGCGGATCTGGACTGGTGTCTCCAGCAGGAGCGAATTGCTGTGGCGGAGCTAAATAA
- a CDS encoding chromate transporter has protein sequence MSNEEMKSVAAACPYFYWKLFQSTFLISAFTVGGGFVIIPLLRAKYVDEYGWLSDKETLNLVSIAQSMPGVVAVNASIILGYRMAGIPGALTALAATILPPLITLSAISCAYDWFASNLYVRYALKGMQCGATALIVNVAIDLLQKQWRKKLIWPLAIIAGTFVANFFFGINIMLLVVIDGILGLLFLRSAEYGK, from the coding sequence ATGTCCAATGAGGAAATGAAATCTGTGGCAGCAGCCTGTCCCTACTTTTACTGGAAACTCTTCCAATCCACCTTTCTTATCAGTGCCTTTACGGTCGGCGGCGGCTTTGTGATTATTCCATTGCTGCGGGCCAAGTATGTGGATGAATATGGCTGGCTCAGCGATAAGGAAACCTTGAACCTGGTGTCCATTGCCCAGTCCATGCCCGGTGTGGTAGCCGTCAATGCTTCTATCATCTTGGGTTACCGCATGGCAGGCATCCCTGGAGCATTGACGGCTTTAGCGGCCACCATCCTGCCGCCCCTTATCACTTTGTCCGCTATTTCCTGTGCCTATGACTGGTTTGCCAGTAATCTCTATGTGCGCTATGCCCTGAAGGGAATGCAGTGTGGGGCTACAGCGCTGATTGTCAATGTGGCCATCGACCTGCTGCAGAAGCAGTGGCGGAAGAAACTCATATGGCCCCTGGCCATCATTGCGGGCACCTTTGTGGCCAATTTCTTTTTCGGTATCAACATCATGCTGCTGGTGGTCATTGATGGCATTCTGGGGCTATTGTTCTTGCGCAGTGCGGAATATGGGAAATAA
- a CDS encoding gamma-glutamyl-gamma-aminobutyrate hydrolase family protein translates to MQKPIIGVVPLVDIGRKSLWMLPGYLDGIRAAGGMPLILPLSTDKEEILQAAGLCDGILLTGGQDVNPEQYSERKLPSCGECSPQRDRMENILLETALKRNMAVLGICRGLQFLNTFLGGTLYQDLPLQRPSDCLHHMTPPYDRTAHGVSLARTSPLFSLLGETHLGVNSYHHQGIHQLADSLEIMAIADDGLIEAVHYPQRNFVWGVQWHPEFSWFKDQNSQKIFAAFVKASAGYRQREPMQTSHNPRLHCNIDTNYLTLTETSLQT, encoded by the coding sequence ATGCAAAAACCAATAATCGGTGTTGTTCCCCTGGTGGATATTGGCCGGAAGAGCCTGTGGATGCTGCCAGGCTATCTGGATGGCATAAGGGCAGCAGGAGGGATGCCCCTAATTCTGCCCCTGAGCACGGATAAGGAGGAAATCCTCCAAGCCGCAGGTCTCTGCGATGGAATCCTCCTGACTGGCGGGCAGGACGTCAATCCCGAACAATACAGCGAAAGGAAGCTGCCGTCATGCGGCGAATGCTCCCCCCAGCGCGACCGGATGGAAAATATCCTGCTGGAAACAGCCTTGAAGCGCAACATGGCCGTGCTGGGAATCTGCCGGGGACTGCAGTTTTTGAATACCTTTCTGGGGGGAACCCTCTATCAGGATCTGCCCCTGCAAAGGCCCTCTGACTGCCTGCATCATATGACGCCACCATACGACAGGACTGCCCATGGCGTCTCCCTTGCCAGGACCTCACCGCTCTTTTCCCTGCTGGGAGAAACTCATTTGGGCGTAAACAGCTACCATCATCAGGGCATACATCAATTGGCAGACAGCCTTGAAATAATGGCCATAGCCGATGATGGCCTGATCGAAGCGGTCCACTATCCGCAACGGAATTTTGTCTGGGGCGTCCAATGGCACCCGGAATTCTCCTGGTTCAAGGATCAGAACAGCCAAAAGATCTTCGCCGCTTTTGTAAAGGCCAGCGCAGGCTACAGGCAAAGGGAACCAATGCAGACAAGCCATAACCCCCGTCTGCATTGTAATATTGATACAAATTATTTGACATTGACTGAAACATCGTTACAAACATAG